DNA sequence from the Bombus vancouverensis nearcticus chromosome 8, iyBomVanc1_principal, whole genome shotgun sequence genome:
tattatatatcataagttatatttatataattttttatataggtGGATTTATCAGAACCGATTTTGTCTCGTTTTGATATTCTTTGTGTAGTAAAAGATGAAATAGATCCTATGCAAGACCGGCATTTGGCTAAATTTGTTGTGAATTCTCATATCAGACATCATCCGTCAAATACAGGAAAAGTAACATCAACACAAGAAAAGACAAATGATATATCTATTCCACAAgatcttttaaaaaaatacataGTTTATGTGCGACAAAACATTCATCCTAAATTAACAAACATTGATCAAGATAAGGTAGCAAAATTATACAGCCAATTAAGACAAGAAAGTTTGGTAAGTTAAAAACATtcataaatttttacaaaaattttcaaagtataataatataaacttCATCCTAATAGGCCACTGGAAGTTTGCCAATTACCGTACGACATATAGAAAGTATTATACGTATGGCTGAAGCAAGTGCTAAAATGCATTTACGTGATCATGTTCAAGAAGGTGATATTAATCTCGCTATCAGAATGATGCTTGATAGTTTTGTTGATACACAGAAATATTCGGTAATGAAAAGTATGCGCCAGGTATGATCGTGAATATGATTATGAATACATATGTGTACACAATGATTTTATTGAAACTATAATAAATGTTCTATTATTTTCTAGACATTTCAGAAATATCTGTCATATAACAAAGATCACAGTGAACTTCTGTATTATATACTTAGGCAGCTTACATTAGATACTTTAGCGTTTCAAAAAGCGATACACGGAAATCGTATTACAACGATTGAAGTTTCAGAAAAAGACTTATTGGATCGGGTATGGATTATTTCATTTCTTCTCCTATAAATCCACAAACCTCGTACTaaaatcgttattttattttaggcTAGACAAATTGATATATGCAATCTTCATCCATTCTACGAAAGTGAAATTTTCAAATCAAATAATTTCCTTTATGATGCAAAGAGAAAAGTAATAATACAAACACTTCCTGAAGGAATTGATGACTAATGAAACACAAAAATTGTCAGAATAAaatcataattttatttacaacatgataatatttgttatataaacATAAACTTTTAGAGTGAATTATATTTTGATGTAATAgttcaataaaaaattattttgttttaaatttcttaacatttatatTTCGCGCTTTTGatcttataataaatatttcttaatttatgAAAAAGTCATTAGTACAAAATTATGATCTTTTTTACTTACAAATATCTGATGTAATTAGGAGGGTATTGGTatcataatataaataataaaattctattacaagccgcaatatataaattattatttaaaatatatgttacaTATAAGTACTTTAGATATCTCAATTTTGTACAATGAAATTATTgtacatacatttattatatttgaatCACCAAAGAAAAAGGGAGTacttcataaatatttaaaaaatgaatatatttatcataaggtttttttattttttatctaaaattttttatttagaatgtctttttgaaaatagaaaattgttaGAATGATTGCTATTTTTACTACTGCTACTATTGCTgctgctactactactgctgCTGCTACCACTGCTACTGGAAACGCTATCACTAGAATCTGATTCACTGTCCGAAGATGAACTACTACTGCTGCTATCGTTACTACTACTGGAACTACTGCTATCAGCACTAGAATTTGTATTACTAGAACTATTAggttcttctttcatttttttttgcAAACGACTTTTCTTCACTTCTTTTTTCTGCTCTTCACTGTAAATATGACATACGATTCTCATTAGCACTACGATTTTTTGTCTTgaaacttaataatttaatcatGTTTTTACAAATTTACCCATTAGATTCTTGCTGCTTCTGTAAGGCTCTCTTCAATTGCGATGTACGTGAAGATCTATGTAAATATTTTCGTTTTCCCTTACATTCATAACTCCAATGTCCCATTTCCAGACATTTTTGGCATCGTACCTTTTGTGGGCAAGAATTACTGTAAATGTTATAAAGTGGTTTAAATCAATTCTAATTACATACTATTATGCATCCattattctttcattataacATTTTCATGAGAAACATATTACTAAAATAATTGAGGAGTaaagaaatcataaaaatattttaattttatactaaCTTTTTCTTTAACACTTTCAAGCCGCTGGAactcatattatatttatattcatacttTGTTATATTTAATCCATTAAtaacttatattcgatgaccaatacaatttttaacgaagtttgtttacatgcaaaataggttactTTACTGAATAAGCTTCCAACACGCCATAACACAAAATGTAATTGCTTTTGGTAGGTTATTTGGAAATGTTTTAACGGAAATTACCAATCACGAGTCATATCTAGTAAGTATCATaaagtgaaaaaaaaatatataaaaattttaattttatatatttaatattaatcagtGGCttcttataaatttaataagtaaattatagtaagcaagtattttgaaatatatcttTTAAGAGAAATAATATTCTTAATCGATGGTTGTAAATCCTTAGAAGAATATGGACAATATTCTAAaggaaattatataaaaaaatttaatggcTGTTAATGTATTTGTCTTATgaattaatatgtatatgtatacatatatattcatgAAAATCATGATGTCTCCAAATAATGAAAAGCACGATTTACATTTAATGAAATATGTTAATAAGAGCACAGAACTAAAGATTATTAGAggtactttaaatacaaaaactAATAAGCTACGacttaaaaaagaaatactcaaagaaagatataaagacttggtaaattattaataaatttagaactgtttgttaaatatgtatatatacatcatatatcttctacatttattttaacattgttttattttaaaggATAATATAAATTGCAAAGTGTGGGTTACAGAAGATGAATTTTGTAAcgaaatttggaatttttctttaaggcataattttaattctatttttaatCAAAATTCTCATATTACAAAAGTAGATGAACTTCACAAATGTaaatataacactgtgattGGTGAAAATTTAAACAAAGTTGATATGTGTAATaaagtattaaaattaaaaaatgaaattgatattaccaataaggaaataatactcattcgtaacaaaaatacaGAAACCGATTTAAAATATTGTGAATCTACTTTAGATGATCTAAAATCTTTTTCGGAAGAGATATTACAACTTATAaggtattattattaatatttatagatattacTTTTACTATGTTCAATAAAAAGGAGTAACTTATATTGgtgtatattaattttagatTAATAATTACTTCAGGGAAAAATGTATACAATACAATGATAAATCGGAAATTAAGTACAAGTATGATGGAAGAATTTACGAGTGCAAGAAAATTGTTCCAAAAATCTAATTTTTGCGGTAGTGCTTTAACTGAAAATATTGTTTCTCCATCCAAAATTATTGAAGAATCTAAAGAAGTATATAATatagttattacttattatatgaaattatattttttattgtatcATATTTAAAATTGCAGTGTCATAACATTAAACATAATGTAAAGTTCGGAAGATTTATTATGAAAACGCGGAGTCTTATTTCtcttaaatatgaaaaaaaaatgtaagaaattcAGGATGAGAGAAACGAATTAACGTATTCGTAGAAGTACTTCATTTCGTAAAAATAATGTACTGTAATTTCAATATTGCGGAAGTcactaatatatataataaagtatTTTATAAGTTAATTTCAGTATTAAacaataatttgaataaaatcaGAGTCCCAAAatgtttatgttatatttatatatttagaaatatacaGCATCCTATATATTCATATACATTGAATTACattaatatcattttaaaattatatatacgtaATGTCGCACTTGATAGACTATTCAACAAGATTATAATTTGAGaagtaatttatttcattttcatacaaatttaatCATTTTTCGATCATACTATAGTATTACTTATGTATTTTAAAACTGTTGAACAGTTTATCACAACAATTTGTATTATAGCACTCTTTTTGGCAACTCTTAGATATACTCTGATACTCATTTAATATTTCACTGTGTGTTAAACATACACAAGTATATACTGTTAAAGGAAAATGATATTTCAATtgcaacattttatatttttttagtaaGGAAGATGAAtgaatatattttgtaaattatatatacaaCTATTATTGTTTATAACACAAAGATAAGCAATTTGacatgaaatttataaattgacattaatatttaattaaattcaattaatttgAAAGTTATTAATAGCACAAAACTTATTATTGatataatctataaaatttgtCATTGCATAAAGAAAAAACTTTTAACATGAAGTTAGGTAAAGTCTTATTTATACAGTATTATTATCGGTCTTTATTTTATGGACAAGTTGTAGAAGTTTGAAAGACAAAGTTTAATGCAAatacattacattatattatagttGAAACATAACTAGTGTAGAAAAATTGTGTAAATAGACACATAACAAATCATACATTTATGTCAACGAGTAGTTACAGAATAGGCATACTTTttcttaattataattaaaagtttGCTAAGTTccattttatgttttatatgttTCATGTTTccataattcccaaaattaataattttacattttcatttacaaaatattataacttaAAAAAATTGAAGTAGAATCTATGAATACTACTTACATCATACACAACAATGTTTCAATACCTATAATCTTTGTTTACTAACAAGCATATAGTCAATGTTTTCGATATATTGAAATAACACTaactaaagaataaaaaatatctgtttgctatatatataacttacaatatattaatataatattattttgagTTATACAATTAATACAAGTAAAATTGtgctaattatttaatttcttattgcaCAGCCATTACATAGTAAAATGGAttataaatcaaatttttatgatTGCATTTATTAGTTTCTAAGAAAAACAGGTAGTATCAGGTGTATGAGTGTAAGAATCTGTAACATGTTTTAAAAATCAATATATTGTTGGCTATAAATAAAATCCAATCAACTGTTACAGTTATGAATCCaatataaaacatacatatatacatatacatataagttTGTATACAATTGACCATATTCAATAATGGGAtcaattatgatataattatttgtaattaatattGGCATTATATTTCAGTGCagaaaaaatacgaaaattttactaataataaaaatacttgcCTTTTTAAATGACATCAGAAGCACATATGGAACTTAGCAAAAAATGatcttataataatataaaattaaaactaGATAATAGTATGCTTGTTTGGCAGCTCCTTCATCTGATGAGAGCATACTAATGACTCAATTAAAAATCATAATTGCACTAATTATTAcagttaattaatttaaaacgtcaCAATTTTTAACTTTTCTGTAAACATATACAAGTATAAGTCAATGTATATTATAATTGCCACTGAATATTGCAACTTATTTAACAAatgtgaaaaaaatatttttttataattatttagaatatttaaatataagatTGTTTACATTTAGtcttagaaataaaaaaataatacgttattcATTACAGTATGCTAAGTGATATATAAATAGATTTTTTTGCCTTTTGGAAGAGTGTTTTCTTATGAAACCTCTCAGAACTGAAGCTCTTGCGGTATAACATAAAATAACTAACACAATATCTACTTTCACGCTATAATACAAGGTAAACTtatcattaaaaataattttaattctttCGTCAAAATATCTTGTTTGTATGGCAATGGATAGCAGTAACTGAAATATAAAATCATTGATGCCGATTCTTAATTGTATTTCTTCAATTGAATAATATTATCTCACTCGATTGTAGTATACTATATAGTAAATcctgaaaataataattatgtcTCCAAAAATGATATTCATGTACCTATCTGTAAGAAACTGTGAACTTAATGTATCTTTGAAGTAATGTATCTTAATATATTGCATgcaaattaaaatacattatattttataatattgataaataatatacataaaataaacaaaataaatgaatgaaatatgaactatatatattaataaagtaTGAGTACAATTTATGTCATTACTATATCTAAAATATTTCATCatgaatttattttcttatagcTTTATTAGCAGTTGTGCATATTTCCAAGTCAGCACcaatttcataatttatttatatatgtttctttttttcatattGAGAATGTATCGCAGGCATGTGATTAGTTATTATTCATGTTATGAGAATACAAATATATGCacatttttcatatattatatatccataatttatataatttttattgatgTGAGATCATTACAGTGAGAGTGTAGTATTAATAGATATTAGTATCAAATATCATTTGTATCATTCTTATTAAGAATCGACATCTAAATCATAtcagaaataatttttttaattttgttacatGGATCTATAAGGTCCTTGCATTTTTAAAAACTGAATAACTAAAGAAGGTCCCCCTGCTACTATTTCTGGTGGTATGTGAGAAAGTGGACAATTTTCAATTGACATAATACTGAGATTTGTGCATAAAGCTAATTCAAATGGTAAATTGTGTAAGTTAGCATTATCATTTACATAAAGTGAATCTAAATTTTCTAGTGTACCAATTTCTTCAGGTAAATAATTTAGATTGTTTTCTCCAACACTTAAATATGTTAAATTTGTTAAATGACCAATTGCTCTTGGCAAAGAAGTTACCTGATTAGACTGTAAGATTAGCTTCTGCAAGTCCCTTAGGAAACCAATTTCATTAGGTAAagattcaattttattttcttcgagATCTAACACCCTGAGTTTACGCAAGTTCGCTATGCTGGCAGGAAtacgttttaataaattattagaaaGTATTAAGACTTCTAAATTTTGAAGGCATTGGATATCATCAGGAATTTTTGTAAGTTGATTTGTACCTAAATTTAATTCAACCATATTGACCCATGTCCCAATATCTAATGGCAAAGCAGTCAATTGATTTTCTTTCATGTTTAACTTTGCAAGGTTCTTTGCTCTAGAAAAAATAGCATATGGTATTTTATCTATTTTGTTATGTTCCAGATTGATGGAATAAACGTTTGTAAACTGAGCTGGTCCTCCTGATGGATATGCAGTAAAAGCATTCCTGGACAATGTGATTGTTGTCAAGTCTGAAAGACTTGCAAGCAGTCCATCTGGTAATTGAGATACTTGGTTTCCTTCTACACTAAATTCATCCATTAATCTACAATTTGCCAAGGACTTTGGAATACTAGTTAATCTATTATATCTAAGTCCTAATCTTGTTAATAAGACTAATCTTCCAATTGTATCTGGAATATCCAAAAGCTCATTGTGTTGCAAATCAAGTGTAGACAACTGGACACAATTCCCAATTTCTTCAGGTAAATGTTCCAAATGATTATGGGAAATATCAAATGTTATCAAATTGACTAATTTACCGATACCAGCAGGAAGTTCTCTGATTTTATTCTCTCTCAGACTTAGCATTGTCAAATTTGTCAAATTGCGTATATTATCACTTACATATCGGACTCGATTGAAGCGTAAAAATAATGTTGTAAGATTCGTCAGTTTATATACGACATCGGGTATTTCGCTCAGTTTGTTGTGCCTTAAATCAAGGACTCTTAAAGACTTCAAATTCTCTAATGTATTTGGTAAACTTGTCAAAGAATTTTCACTCAAAGCTAATGTTTCCAAATTTCCAAGACAACCAATTTCTGGCGGCAACGTAACGAGTTTATTACCGTAGAGATAAAACTCGACTAAATGCGTCAAGTCCCGTACCGTACTAGGTAGATGAGTAATATTCGATTTACTTAAATCCAGCCGCTCTAAACATTCTTCTTTACATCTGGTAAATTCTTTAGAAACATCTAAATCAGCTTGTATCGGTTTCCCTTTCTTTGTAGTTGGCTTCGGTTTATTCGATTCCGGGTGTTTGACAGTTACTGTTTTTTTAGTGTCTGGTCCTGCTATGGACGCGGacgataattttttttctttcgtttgctCTTTATTATCCCGTAGGACATCCACATCCTCAGGCATGTCGCCGGCTGTACAGGTGGTTAAACCACAGCCTTCCAAATATTCAGGAATATCTTGTTCCTTCATGTAAAAGTTCGGAACACTGTCTTCGAGGTCCTCACGGTCCCTCTTCACCTCGGACAAACACACTGTTGAAATGTTACCCACACCTGTCCAATATTTGTTCGACTTTTTCATAA
Encoded proteins:
- the LOC117155919 gene encoding uncharacterized protein LOC117155919 → MSSSGLKVLKKNNSCPQKVRCQKCLEMGHWSYECKGKRKYLHRSSRTSQLKRALQKQQESNGEEQKKEVKKSRLQKKMKEEPNSSSNTNSSADSSSSSSSNDSSSSSSSSDSESDSSDSVSSSSGSSSSSSSSSNSSSSKNSNHSNNFLFSKRHSK
- the LOC117155914 gene encoding uncharacterized protein LOC117155914 isoform X3, whose product is MKKSNKYWTGVGNISTVCLSEVKRDREDLEDSVPNFYMKEQDIPEYLEGCGLTTCTAGDMPEDVDVLRDNKEQTKEKKLSSASIAGPDTKKTVTVKHPESNKPKPTTKKGKPIQADLDVSKEFTRCKEECLERLDLSKSNITHLPSTVRDLTHLVEFYLYGNKLVTLPPEIGCLGNLETLALSENSLTSLPNTLENLKSLRVLDLRHNKLSEIPDVVYKLTNLTTLFLRFNRVRYVSDNIRNLTNLTMLSLRENKIRELPAGIGKLVNLITFDISHNHLEHLPEEIGNCVQLSTLDLQHNELLDIPDTIGRLVLLTRLGLRYNRLTSIPKSLANCRLMDEFSVEGNQVSQLPDGLLASLSDLTTITLSRNAFTAYPSGGPAQFTNVYSINLEHNKIDKIPYAIFSRAKNLAKLNMKENQLTALPLDIGTWVNMVELNLGTNQLTKIPDDIQCLQNLEVLILSNNLLKRIPASIANLRKLRVLDLEENKIESLPNEIGFLRDLQKLILQSNQKS
- the LOC117155914 gene encoding leucine-rich repeat protein soc-2 homolog isoform X1, with product MKKSNKYWTGVGNISTVCLSEVKRDREDLEDSVPNFYMKEQDIPEYLEGCGLTTCTAGDMPEDVDVLRDNKEQTKEKKLSSASIAGPDTKKTVTVKHPESNKPKPTTKKGKPIQADLDVSKEFTRCKEECLERLDLSKSNITHLPSTVRDLTHLVEFYLYGNKLVTLPPEIGCLGNLETLALSENSLTSLPNTLENLKSLRVLDLRHNKLSEIPDVVYKLTNLTTLFLRFNRVRYVSDNIRNLTNLTMLSLRENKIRELPAGIGKLVNLITFDISHNHLEHLPEEIGNCVQLSTLDLQHNELLDIPDTIGRLVLLTRLGLRYNRLTSIPKSLANCRLMDEFSVEGNQVSQLPDGLLASLSDLTTITLSRNAFTAYPSGGPAQFTNVYSINLEHNKIDKIPYAIFSRAKNLAKLNMKENQLTALPLDIGTWVNMVELNLGTNQLTKIPDDIQCLQNLEVLILSNNLLKRIPASIANLRKLRVLDLEENKIESLPNEIGFLRDLQKLILQSNQVTSLPRAIGHLTNLTYLSVGENNLNYLPEEIGTLENLDSLYVNDNANLHNLPFELALCTNLSIMSIENCPLSHIPPEIVAGGPSLVIQFLKMQGPYRSM
- the LOC117155914 gene encoding uncharacterized protein LOC117155914 isoform X2, producing the protein MKKSNKYWTGVGNISTVCLSEVKRDREDLEDSVPNFYMKEQDIPEYLEGCGLTTCTAGDMPEDVDVLRDNKEQTKEKKLSSASIAGPDTKKTVTVKHPESNKPKPTTKKGKPIQADLDVSKEFTRCKEECLERLDLSKSNITHLPSTVRDLTHLVEFYLYGNKLVTLPPEIGCLGNLETLALSENSLTSLPNTLENLKSLRVLDLRHNKLSEIPDVVYKLTNLTTLFLRFNRVRYVSDNIRNLTNLTMLSLRENKIRELPAGIGKLVNLITFDISHNHLEHLPEEIGNCVQLSTLDLQHNELLDIPDTIGRLVLLTRLGLRYNRLTSIPKSLANCRLMDEFSVEGNQVSQLPDGLLASLSDLTTITLSRNAFTAYPSGGPAQFTNVYSINLEHNKIDKIPYAIFSRAKNLAKLNMKENQLTALPLDIGTWVNMVELNLGTNQLTKIPDDIQCLQNLEVLILSNNLLKRIPASIANLRKLRVLDLEENKIESLPNEIGFLRDLQKLILQSNQDLLYSILQSSEIILFN
- the LOC117155917 gene encoding uncharacterized protein LOC117155917 is translated as MYMYTYIFMKIMMSPNNEKHDLHLMKYVNKSTELKIIRGTLNTKTNKLRLKKEILKERYKDLDNINCKVWVTEDEFCNEIWNFSLRHNFNSIFNQNSHITKVDELHKCKYNTVIGENLNKVDMCNKVLKLKNEIDITNKEIILIRNKNTETDLKYCESTLDDLKSFSEEILQLIRLIITSGKNVYNTMINRKLSTSMMEEFTSARKLFQKSNFCGSALTENIVSPSKIIEESKECHNIKHNVKFGRFIMKTRSLISLKYEKKM